The following are from one region of the Paenibacillus sp. KS-LC4 genome:
- a CDS encoding sulfite oxidase-like oxidoreductase, with the protein MLSKAERLKKAPVRHIEVAAEIAHRVPPGQALTDRFPILHENEVPEYNMAEWTLTISGAVEKETVFSYEQLMAMPQTTQVNDIHCVTRWSKLDTKWEGIKFKDLLPLLGVKPEAKYVMIHADQDYETNLPLEDLLREDVLLAHSYDGEQLTPKHGWPLRLLVPHLYFWKSAKWIRGFEFMTEDRPGFWERNGFHNYADPFEEQRFSGEDLGLPEDEWHKKEWD; encoded by the coding sequence ATGCTTAGTAAGGCTGAACGTTTGAAAAAAGCGCCGGTTCGGCATATTGAGGTGGCTGCCGAAATCGCCCATCGGGTTCCGCCCGGACAAGCGCTGACGGACCGTTTTCCAATTTTGCATGAGAATGAAGTGCCCGAATATAATATGGCGGAATGGACGCTGACAATTAGTGGGGCTGTCGAGAAGGAAACGGTGTTTTCCTATGAGCAGCTCATGGCTATGCCGCAGACGACCCAGGTAAATGATATTCATTGCGTAACCCGCTGGTCGAAGCTGGATACGAAGTGGGAAGGCATCAAATTCAAGGATTTGCTGCCGCTGCTTGGCGTTAAGCCGGAAGCCAAATATGTGATGATTCATGCCGATCAGGATTATGAAACGAACCTGCCGCTTGAAGATTTATTGCGGGAGGATGTACTGCTTGCTCACAGCTATGATGGCGAGCAGCTGACGCCCAAGCATGGCTGGCCGCTACGCCTTCTAGTACCGCATTTGTATTTCTGGAAAAGCGCGAAATGGATTCGCGGCTTTGAATTTATGACGGAGGACCGTCCGGGCTTCTGGGAGCGCAATGGCTTCCACAATTATGCGGACCCGTTTGAGGAGCAGCGCTTCTCGGGAGAAGATTTGGGCCTGCCGGAAGATGAGTGGCATAAGAAGGAGTGGGATTAA
- the ilvD gene encoding dihydroxy-acid dehydratase, whose translation MAPKKMRSDMIKKGFDRAPHRSLLRAAGVAEEDFDKPFIAVCNSYIDIVPGHVHLQEFGKLVKQAIRDAGGVPFEFNTIGVDDGIAMGHIGMRYSLASREIIADSVETVVNAHWFDGMVCIPNCDKITPGMMMGALRVNIPTMFVSGGPMKAGKTSDGRSISLSSVFEGVGAYQAGIIDDKSLLELEQFGCPTCGSCSGMFTANSMNCLAEGLGLALPGNGTILAVAPERKEFVKQSATQLMKLIELGIKPRDIVTKDTIDNAFALDMAMGGSTNTVLHTLALAHEAGIDYPIERINEIAERVPHLAKIAPASDYHIEDVHLAGGVSAVLNEMFKKEGTLHGDCITVTGKTLRENVEGCEIQNTDVIRTIDNPHSERGGLAVLFGNLAPGGAIIKVGAIDKSVNGYHKGPAICFDSQDEALAGIANGKVKEGHVVIIRYEGPKGGPGMPEMLAPTSQIAGMGLGAKVGLVTDGRFSGASRGISIGHVSPEAAEGGPIAFVQDGDIVELDMNNRGMNVLISDEEFEKRRAAWPGFEPKIKRGYLARYSHLVTNASRGGVMKM comes from the coding sequence ATGGCACCTAAGAAGATGCGTTCCGACATGATAAAAAAAGGATTTGACCGCGCACCACACCGCAGCTTGCTGCGTGCAGCGGGAGTAGCAGAGGAAGATTTCGACAAGCCCTTCATTGCTGTTTGTAATTCCTATATTGATATTGTACCTGGTCACGTTCATTTGCAGGAATTCGGCAAGCTTGTTAAGCAAGCCATTCGCGATGCTGGCGGTGTTCCTTTCGAATTTAACACCATTGGCGTTGACGATGGAATCGCAATGGGACATATCGGCATGCGCTACTCGCTGGCAAGCCGCGAAATTATTGCCGATTCTGTAGAAACCGTTGTAAATGCGCATTGGTTCGACGGTATGGTTTGCATCCCGAACTGTGACAAAATTACACCAGGCATGATGATGGGCGCACTGCGCGTCAACATCCCAACTATGTTCGTCAGCGGCGGACCTATGAAGGCGGGTAAAACATCCGATGGCCGCTCGATCTCGCTCTCCAGCGTTTTCGAAGGCGTTGGCGCTTACCAAGCCGGCATCATTGATGATAAGAGCCTGCTGGAGCTTGAACAGTTCGGCTGTCCGACTTGCGGCTCATGCTCAGGCATGTTCACTGCCAACTCGATGAACTGTCTTGCTGAAGGCCTTGGTCTCGCGCTTCCAGGCAACGGCACGATTCTTGCCGTAGCACCTGAGCGTAAGGAATTCGTTAAGCAATCGGCTACCCAACTAATGAAGCTGATTGAGCTTGGCATTAAGCCTCGCGACATCGTAACGAAAGATACGATTGATAACGCCTTTGCCCTTGATATGGCAATGGGCGGTTCCACGAATACCGTTCTTCATACGCTGGCACTTGCACATGAAGCAGGTATTGACTACCCAATCGAGCGCATCAATGAAATTGCTGAGCGCGTACCGCATTTGGCTAAAATCGCTCCCGCTTCCGACTACCACATCGAAGATGTGCATCTGGCTGGCGGCGTAAGCGCCGTATTGAACGAAATGTTCAAAAAAGAAGGCACGCTGCATGGCGATTGCATCACTGTTACGGGCAAGACGCTGCGCGAAAACGTAGAGGGCTGCGAAATTCAAAATACCGACGTTATCCGGACGATTGACAATCCGCATAGTGAGCGTGGCGGACTTGCTGTATTGTTCGGCAACCTTGCTCCAGGCGGCGCAATTATTAAAGTCGGCGCGATTGACAAATCGGTTAACGGCTATCATAAAGGTCCTGCTATTTGCTTTGATTCCCAGGATGAAGCTCTTGCTGGCATCGCTAACGGCAAAGTTAAAGAAGGACATGTTGTTATCATTCGTTATGAAGGACCTAAAGGCGGTCCAGGCATGCCGGAAATGCTAGCTCCTACCTCGCAAATCGCTGGTATGGGCCTAGGCGCTAAAGTCGGTCTCGTAACCGATGGACGCTTCTCCGGCGCTTCCCGCGGAATCAGTATCGGCCACGTTTCACCAGAAGCGGCTGAAGGCGGTCCAATTGCTTTCGTACAAGACGGCGACATCGTTGAGCTGGATATGAACAACCGTGGAATGAACGTTTTAATCAGCGATGAGGAGTTCGAGAAACGCCGTGCCGCATGGCCGGGCTTCGAACCAAAAATCAAACGCGGTTATCTTGCGCGTTATTCCCACCTCGTTACTAACGCCAGCCGCGGCGGCGTAATGAAAATGTAG
- a CDS encoding BMP family protein, which produces MKKTLALTISLLMVVVLLAACGSNATNNSSTGTNSGTATNAGTATASPEAEKQKRVALVLPEQIGVNPFFASMDEGFKRAGEEFNVEVKTIESTDPAAFEQNLRAAVADNYDLIITATFQAEDALNKVAPENPDKPFAIIDTTVEQPNVRSVVFREQEAAYLLGAAAGLSTKTNVVGAVVAMDTPLLKKYTYGFEQGLKSTNPDAKFLTNYVGNFNDSAKGKELALLQYSQGADFVAGMSAVGDLGVFEAAKEKGLYASGQDIDRTVLDPEHIVLSQLKGTDTVAYETVKAFATGQFDFTATDYGLKENGVGLTFVTQDSKSPLSPFVGEDTITKVKAIAQDIISGKVVVELPAAK; this is translated from the coding sequence ATGAAAAAGACACTGGCGTTAACAATTTCATTATTGATGGTTGTCGTTTTACTAGCAGCCTGCGGCTCGAACGCAACAAATAACAGCAGCACTGGCACGAATAGCGGCACAGCTACAAATGCTGGAACGGCAACAGCTTCTCCTGAAGCAGAAAAGCAAAAACGCGTTGCACTTGTGCTACCTGAGCAAATCGGCGTTAACCCGTTTTTCGCATCGATGGATGAAGGCTTCAAAAGAGCTGGTGAAGAATTTAATGTAGAAGTGAAAACGATTGAGTCGACAGACCCTGCTGCATTCGAGCAAAACCTGCGTGCAGCGGTAGCGGACAATTACGATCTGATCATTACAGCAACCTTCCAAGCGGAGGATGCCCTTAATAAAGTAGCTCCAGAAAATCCGGACAAGCCATTCGCGATTATTGATACAACCGTGGAGCAGCCTAACGTTCGCAGCGTCGTGTTCCGTGAACAGGAGGCAGCTTACCTGCTTGGCGCAGCCGCTGGACTTTCCACTAAAACAAATGTAGTTGGCGCAGTAGTAGCGATGGATACACCGCTGCTTAAGAAATACACCTACGGTTTCGAGCAAGGGCTTAAAAGCACAAACCCGGATGCCAAATTTTTGACTAACTATGTAGGCAATTTTAATGATTCGGCTAAAGGCAAGGAGCTTGCACTTCTGCAATACTCGCAAGGTGCAGATTTTGTAGCCGGCATGTCGGCAGTAGGCGATCTTGGCGTATTTGAAGCAGCGAAGGAAAAAGGCTTGTACGCTTCCGGTCAAGACATTGACCGTACAGTGCTTGATCCTGAGCATATCGTCCTTTCCCAGTTGAAAGGAACAGATACGGTAGCTTATGAAACCGTTAAAGCATTCGCAACTGGCCAATTCGACTTTACTGCAACGGACTACGGCTTGAAGGAAAACGGTGTAGGTCTTACATTCGTAACCCAAGACAGCAAATCACCGCTTAGCCCATTTGTTGGTGAAGACACGATTACGAAAGTGAAAGCTATTGCTCAAGATATTATTTCAGGGAAAGTCGTCGTAGAGCTTCCAGCGGCGAAATAA
- a CDS encoding nucleoside phosphorylase: protein MLLPILQVNTEDLPAIAIVCGDPKRAETIAGHLEEKRELAFSREYRSFVGTYKGVRLAVVSHGVGSPGAAVCFEELIKGGVTTLIRVGTAGSYSADYPAGSLVVSTAAVRADGLTRQLVPEGFPAVADHEVSSALYAAALAEGGIVKKGITVTLDAFFTGVVDIPHKQYKQAGALAVEMEIAALYIIATLRGARAGAILALDGYADADLAQEYDPHTNVVAEAIEREIAAALNAVLKLASA, encoded by the coding sequence TTGCTGTTGCCGATTTTACAAGTGAATACAGAGGATTTGCCCGCTATTGCTATCGTTTGCGGTGATCCGAAACGCGCCGAGACGATTGCAGGGCATTTGGAGGAAAAGCGCGAGCTGGCATTCAGCCGTGAATACCGCAGCTTTGTGGGAACCTATAAGGGAGTACGCCTAGCGGTAGTCAGTCATGGCGTAGGCTCGCCGGGTGCGGCCGTATGCTTTGAGGAACTGATCAAGGGCGGTGTTACGACGCTGATTCGCGTCGGGACGGCGGGCTCTTATTCGGCTGATTATCCAGCTGGCAGCCTCGTTGTCAGCACGGCTGCGGTTCGCGCAGACGGCTTGACGCGCCAGCTGGTGCCGGAAGGCTTTCCAGCGGTTGCCGATCATGAGGTAAGCAGTGCGCTGTATGCGGCGGCTTTGGCGGAGGGCGGCATTGTCAAGAAGGGCATCACCGTCACGCTCGATGCTTTCTTTACAGGCGTTGTGGATATTCCACATAAGCAGTACAAGCAGGCTGGCGCACTGGCGGTTGAGATGGAAATCGCTGCACTTTATATCATTGCAACGCTGCGCGGCGCACGCGCCGGAGCGATTTTAGCTTTGGACGGCTATGCAGATGCAGATTTGGCGCAAGAATATGATCCGCATACGAACGTTGTGGCAGAAGCGATTGAACGGGAAATTGCTGCTGCTTTGAACGCAGTCTTGAAGCTGGCAAGCGCATAA
- a CDS encoding ABC transporter permease, whose product MDQLFDVSLFASTLRMITPILLAALGGALCARVGLFNVGLEGLILIGAFSAIVGNHLTGNVWLAVLFAIVCVLVFSLLLAYMAIHLKANVIVVGISLNFLALGLTTFSLRAIFNVKGAYYDKSMIGLPKWDIPLIKDIPWVGDVVSGHSPLVYLSIVLVACLQYYLFKTVSGFRLLAAGQNPIAARSLGIKVTHIQYGAVLMCGVLCGLAGAQLSLGQVTMFTEGMTAGRGFIALVATMLGQSNPLGVAGASLLFGFMDALSTRLQGYALPVHFTMMLPYVVTIIAMFFFKDKSYLAEARKANESSR is encoded by the coding sequence GTGGATCAGTTGTTTGATGTTTCCCTGTTTGCTTCGACACTCCGCATGATTACGCCGATTTTGCTTGCAGCGCTCGGCGGTGCATTATGCGCGCGGGTCGGCCTGTTTAACGTCGGCCTCGAAGGGCTCATACTCATTGGCGCCTTCTCGGCGATTGTCGGCAACCATTTGACGGGCAATGTATGGCTCGCTGTGCTGTTTGCTATCGTCTGCGTGCTCGTGTTCTCCTTATTGCTTGCTTATATGGCTATTCATTTGAAGGCAAATGTTATCGTCGTCGGAATTTCGCTCAACTTTCTTGCGCTTGGGCTGACGACGTTTTCCTTGCGGGCGATCTTTAATGTCAAAGGCGCTTATTACGATAAAAGCATGATAGGCCTGCCGAAATGGGATATTCCGCTGATTAAGGACATTCCTTGGGTCGGAGATGTCGTTTCCGGCCATTCGCCGCTCGTCTATTTATCTATCGTGCTCGTCGCTTGTTTGCAGTATTATTTATTTAAGACCGTTTCAGGCTTCCGCCTTCTGGCTGCTGGGCAAAATCCGATTGCCGCCAGAAGCCTCGGCATCAAGGTGACGCATATCCAGTATGGGGCCGTTCTGATGTGCGGCGTATTGTGCGGGCTGGCTGGAGCGCAGCTGTCGCTTGGCCAAGTAACGATGTTTACCGAGGGCATGACGGCAGGCCGCGGCTTTATCGCGCTGGTTGCGACGATGCTCGGACAGTCTAATCCGCTTGGCGTTGCCGGCGCGAGCCTGTTGTTTGGGTTTATGGATGCGCTCAGCACGAGGCTTCAGGGCTATGCGCTGCCCGTTCATTTTACAATGATGCTGCCTTATGTAGTGACGATTATTGCTATGTTTTTCTTCAAGGATAAAAGCTATTTGGCGGAAGCGCGCAAGGCGAACGAAAGCTCGCGTTAG
- a CDS encoding AIM24 family protein, with product MAFKLNNVKENKNVFIQDQMGGFSILEYKEDLSSTTALEAQANYFMNQSNMRKKQLMIELNNNEIMMSAGAMQYMIGNIEMNSGIKGVGGLMRNLVAGAVTGTSAVKPVYKGTGTIMLEPTYRYLWLIDVDNDHIVIEDGLFLACHSTLELSVSARKTLSSAALGGEGLFNLSVRGKGVLAVEAPIPSEEAVVVELQNDVLKVDGNFALMWSSSLDFTVEKSGKSLLGSAASGEGLVNVYRGTGLVWLAPLTDYKPMPQAGARR from the coding sequence ATGGCTTTCAAATTAAATAATGTAAAAGAAAACAAAAACGTCTTCATTCAAGATCAAATGGGCGGATTCAGCATTTTGGAATATAAAGAGGATCTCAGCTCTACGACTGCGCTGGAAGCACAAGCGAACTATTTTATGAATCAAAGCAATATGCGCAAAAAACAGCTGATGATTGAGCTCAATAACAATGAAATTATGATGAGCGCAGGTGCTATGCAGTATATGATCGGAAATATAGAAATGAATTCAGGCATTAAAGGCGTTGGTGGACTCATGCGAAATTTAGTCGCTGGCGCAGTAACCGGCACGTCCGCCGTCAAACCGGTATACAAAGGGACGGGCACGATTATGCTGGAGCCGACGTATCGCTATTTGTGGCTCATTGACGTGGACAACGATCATATCGTCATCGAGGACGGTCTATTTTTAGCCTGCCATTCGACACTTGAACTAAGCGTAAGCGCACGCAAGACGCTCTCCTCAGCTGCGCTTGGCGGAGAAGGGCTGTTTAATTTAAGCGTTAGAGGAAAAGGCGTGCTCGCTGTAGAAGCGCCGATCCCTTCAGAAGAAGCGGTTGTCGTTGAGTTGCAAAATGATGTGCTTAAGGTAGACGGCAACTTTGCTTTGATGTGGTCGAGCTCCCTTGATTTCACTGTAGAAAAATCAGGAAAATCACTTTTGGGCTCCGCTGCCTCGGGCGAAGGTCTCGTTAACGTATACAGAGGAACGGGTCTGGTATGGCTAGCGCCGCTTACGGATTACAAACCAATGCCACAAGCAGGTGCAAGACGTTAA
- a CDS encoding MarR family transcriptional regulator, producing the protein MNQENTEQRIEKMREMDEAFRQLRRLIHAEWNRFNVQGLGMTDAKMVLLLSEHGPQKASVMAELLQITSGAVTGIADRLINFGYIDRERSEEDRRIVLLTITDEGRKLVDGIMRVREDLMLRLYEGFSLEDMDVTVSMFTRMSENLERKREDNSEA; encoded by the coding sequence ATGAATCAGGAAAATACGGAGCAAAGAATAGAAAAAATGCGTGAGATGGACGAGGCCTTTCGCCAGCTCAGACGTTTAATCCATGCCGAATGGAATCGATTTAATGTGCAAGGGCTAGGCATGACGGATGCAAAGATGGTTTTGTTGCTGTCGGAGCATGGTCCACAGAAAGCGTCAGTTATGGCGGAGCTGCTGCAAATTACGAGTGGCGCGGTCACTGGCATCGCCGACCGATTAATTAATTTTGGCTATATTGACCGGGAACGAAGTGAAGAGGACCGTCGTATCGTGCTGCTCACGATTACGGACGAGGGGCGCAAATTGGTAGATGGCATTATGCGTGTTCGTGAAGATCTCATGCTCAGGCTTTATGAAGGATTTTCGCTGGAGGATATGGATGTTACGGTAAGCATGTTCACGCGAATGAGTGAAAATTTGGAACGCAAGCGCGAGGACAACAGCGAGGCTTAG
- a CDS encoding ABC transporter permease, with protein MDKLKGILKALLQPLLAIVVGLGAGAIAIAIVGGSVTETYAEMWKGAFGSFYFFTNTLSRATPIMLIGLGVALAFRAGFFNMGSEGQMVLGALSAAVTAIYLPGPAWFKLVAALLASVIAGGLWSAFAGWLDARFRMNLLITTLLLNYIASLFAGYVVSYPLMDRSGSAAMAQTVMVDKSVWLPKLFQGMSLHAGFLFALLGAIALAWFMRYMVKGYEIRMMGGNPLFASYGGVNRGRLMLYSMFVSGGFAGLAGAGEVLGTQYRYLDGALTSPGYAWSGIMATLLAGSNPLGTALAAILLAALQTGGMGVERNTDVPLEVSSIIQAVLILFISAKFTYSFFKKKKKAGA; from the coding sequence GTGGACAAGCTTAAAGGAATACTGAAGGCGCTATTGCAGCCGCTTCTCGCCATCGTCGTCGGTCTCGGTGCGGGCGCTATCGCCATCGCGATTGTTGGCGGGTCTGTCACTGAAACCTATGCCGAGATGTGGAAGGGCGCCTTCGGCAGTTTTTATTTTTTCACAAATACATTAAGCCGCGCTACGCCCATTATGCTGATTGGGCTTGGAGTGGCGCTTGCCTTTCGGGCGGGCTTTTTCAATATGGGCTCCGAGGGACAAATGGTGCTTGGCGCGCTAAGCGCCGCAGTGACTGCGATTTATTTGCCTGGTCCTGCCTGGTTTAAGCTTGTTGCAGCGCTGCTTGCCAGCGTTATTGCTGGCGGATTATGGTCGGCTTTTGCAGGATGGCTGGATGCCCGGTTTCGCATGAACTTATTGATTACGACCTTATTGCTTAATTATATAGCCTCTTTATTCGCAGGTTATGTCGTATCCTATCCTTTGATGGACAGATCCGGCTCGGCCGCTATGGCGCAGACGGTCATGGTGGACAAAAGCGTGTGGCTGCCCAAGCTGTTTCAAGGGATGAGCCTGCATGCAGGGTTTCTGTTTGCACTGCTTGGGGCTATAGCGCTTGCCTGGTTTATGCGCTATATGGTTAAAGGCTATGAAATCCGCATGATGGGCGGCAATCCGCTTTTTGCGAGCTATGGCGGTGTGAATCGCGGCAGGCTGATGCTGTACAGCATGTTTGTCAGCGGCGGCTTTGCTGGTCTTGCCGGAGCTGGAGAGGTGCTTGGCACGCAATACCGCTATTTGGATGGCGCGCTTACCTCACCAGGCTACGCCTGGTCAGGCATTATGGCGACGCTGCTGGCCGGCTCGAATCCGCTCGGTACTGCGCTTGCTGCCATATTGCTTGCTGCACTGCAAACCGGAGGCATGGGTGTCGAGCGCAATACCGATGTCCCGCTGGAAGTATCGAGCATTATTCAGGCCGTACTTATTTTATTTATTTCCGCAAAGTTTACTTATTCGTTCTTTAAGAAAAAGAAGAAGGCGGGGGCTTAA
- the queC gene encoding 7-cyano-7-deazaguanine synthase QueC gives MTATQKVQQNQAAAGEQAVKKAVVVFSGGQDSTTCLFWALKRYDVVEAVTFNYGQRHKLELDSAAQIAQELGVKHHVLDMSLLNQLAPNALTRDDIAIEQTEGGLPTTFVDGRNLLFLSFAAILAKQIDAHTVVTGVCETDFSGYPDCRDIFIKSTNVTLNLAMDYPFVIETPLMWLNKAQTWQLADELGAFEFVRSKTLTCYNGILADGCGDCPACKLRSQGLEQYLSFRKEDEAE, from the coding sequence ATGACAGCAACACAGAAAGTGCAGCAAAATCAAGCAGCAGCTGGCGAGCAGGCGGTGAAAAAAGCCGTCGTCGTATTTAGCGGAGGGCAGGACAGCACGACCTGTTTGTTTTGGGCGCTAAAGCGATATGACGTAGTGGAGGCTGTAACATTCAATTATGGACAGCGCCACAAGCTGGAGCTGGACTCCGCCGCACAAATTGCGCAGGAGCTTGGCGTCAAGCATCATGTGCTTGATATGTCACTGCTTAATCAGCTGGCGCCAAATGCGCTGACGAGGGACGATATTGCGATTGAGCAAACAGAAGGCGGCCTGCCGACGACATTCGTGGATGGCCGTAATTTGCTGTTTCTATCGTTCGCAGCGATACTTGCCAAGCAAATTGACGCGCATACGGTCGTGACCGGTGTATGCGAGACCGATTTCAGCGGCTATCCCGACTGCCGCGACATTTTTATTAAATCTACGAATGTGACGCTTAATCTCGCGATGGACTATCCATTCGTCATTGAGACCCCCCTCATGTGGCTGAATAAAGCCCAAACTTGGCAGCTTGCCGATGAGCTGGGCGCCTTCGAGTTCGTCAGAAGCAAGACGCTGACCTGCTACAATGGCATCCTTGCAGATGGCTGCGGCGATTGCCCGGCATGCAAGCTTAGATCGCAGGGCCTTGAGCAATATTTGTCTTTCCGTAAGGAGGATGAGGCCGAGTGA
- a CDS encoding ABC transporter ATP-binding protein, which yields MLLQMNKITKSYGALKANNEVDFSLRKGEIHALVGENGAGKTTLMRILYGMETPTSGSIVVNGKQEAFHSPSDAINSKIGMVHQHFMLFPTFTISENIVIGREPAKAISFDRKQAALITEQLGASYGMPVDPWKKVEDCSLGLQQRVEILKVLHQGAEIIILDEPTAVLTPLEVKELLIAIKRLAAQGKSFILISHKLQEIMDVADRITVLRDGKLSGTVHAADTSIEELSRMMVGRELLELQKEAPASGEKVLEAVQLTIKGEHGKPKLDQVSLAVHAGEIVGIAGISGNGQSELLQAISGLVPVDAGKIELRGKEVTGESVRSIREQGLAHIPEDRYQWGVAKDATVLENGLMGHTRRYQRGGVLRGAAIRQLVSGWVERFGIKTGSIHTKAQYLSGGNLQKLIVARELAQETPFLIAAEPTRGVDIGAMEIIHGELLKRRAEGGAILLVSSELTEILKLSDRVLVMNEGRIVGELPGLTATEEEISLLMAGG from the coding sequence ATGCTGCTGCAAATGAATAAGATTACAAAATCCTACGGAGCGCTAAAGGCCAATAACGAAGTGGATTTTTCGCTGCGTAAAGGAGAAATTCATGCGCTGGTCGGAGAAAATGGTGCTGGAAAAACGACATTGATGCGCATTTTGTACGGCATGGAGACGCCGACTTCTGGCAGCATCGTTGTAAACGGGAAGCAGGAGGCGTTTCATAGCCCATCGGACGCCATCAACAGTAAAATCGGGATGGTGCATCAGCATTTTATGCTGTTCCCAACGTTCACTATTTCTGAAAACATCGTCATCGGCCGGGAGCCCGCCAAGGCAATAAGCTTTGATCGCAAGCAAGCGGCACTTATAACAGAGCAATTGGGTGCTTCATATGGCATGCCCGTTGATCCGTGGAAAAAGGTAGAGGATTGCTCGCTAGGCTTGCAGCAGCGCGTAGAAATATTGAAGGTGCTGCATCAGGGAGCAGAAATCATTATTTTGGATGAGCCGACTGCGGTATTGACACCTCTTGAGGTCAAGGAGCTGCTTATTGCTATCAAGCGGCTGGCCGCACAGGGCAAAAGCTTCATTCTAATTAGCCATAAGCTGCAGGAAATTATGGACGTAGCTGATCGAATCACGGTGCTGCGCGACGGTAAACTCAGCGGTACGGTACATGCGGCGGATACGAGTATTGAAGAGTTGTCGCGGATGATGGTTGGCCGCGAGCTGCTAGAATTGCAGAAAGAGGCTCCAGCCAGCGGCGAGAAGGTGCTCGAAGCGGTGCAGCTTACGATAAAAGGCGAGCATGGCAAGCCGAAGCTTGATCAAGTCAGCCTTGCCGTTCACGCTGGAGAAATTGTCGGCATCGCTGGTATTTCCGGCAATGGGCAATCGGAGCTGCTGCAGGCGATTTCGGGACTTGTCCCAGTTGATGCTGGAAAGATCGAGCTGCGAGGCAAAGAGGTTACTGGCGAGTCTGTGCGCAGCATTCGTGAGCAAGGGCTGGCCCATATACCTGAGGATCGCTATCAATGGGGGGTGGCCAAGGATGCTACGGTGCTGGAAAATGGTCTAATGGGCCATACCCGCCGCTACCAGCGTGGAGGCGTGCTGCGCGGAGCGGCTATCCGCCAGCTCGTAAGCGGCTGGGTTGAGCGTTTTGGCATTAAAACAGGCTCGATTCATACGAAGGCGCAATATTTATCGGGAGGCAATTTGCAGAAGCTGATTGTGGCGCGCGAGCTTGCTCAGGAAACACCGTTCCTCATTGCAGCTGAGCCCACCCGCGGCGTCGATATCGGCGCAATGGAAATCATTCATGGCGAGCTGCTGAAGCGGCGAGCTGAAGGCGGAGCGATTTTGCTCGTATCCTCGGAGCTGACGGAAATACTAAAGCTGTCCGACCGCGTGCTCGTTATGAATGAAGGCCGGATCGTTGGCGAGCTGCCAGGCTTAACGGCTACGGAAGAAGAAATTAGTCTGTTAATGGCGGGAGGATAA
- a CDS encoding polysaccharide deacetylase family protein has translation MRKLGSGIEERLLIINADDFGITGGTNAAIIDLFEQKAITSASIMMPCSAAREAIEKSKEANFKQIGIHLTLNSDKNNGLRPVFKERVLSSLVTEQGYFYNEISQVEIMANPEEVKLEFDAQIQNAILLGIDPTHLDSHGGSIMGLHTGRDFLDIIFDLCEKYCLPFNLPLRILEQPFFNHTQKEGFKSRIDTANKRGIMLIDDMVSLPYCQKTSVKYEELKQQFKQIIKNIRPGITQLTVHPALITNELKALTHCYSERELEYFLLKDDDILRFIKREGIRLLSWKAIRDLQRNMN, from the coding sequence ATGAGAAAATTAGGTTCTGGGATAGAAGAGCGTTTATTAATTATAAATGCTGATGATTTTGGAATTACAGGGGGAACCAATGCAGCTATCATTGATTTATTTGAGCAAAAGGCGATAACATCAGCATCTATAATGATGCCGTGCTCAGCTGCAAGGGAAGCGATCGAGAAAAGTAAGGAAGCAAATTTTAAACAAATAGGTATCCACCTTACCTTAAACAGCGATAAAAATAATGGCTTGCGTCCCGTATTTAAAGAAAGGGTATTAAGCAGTTTAGTTACTGAGCAGGGATATTTTTATAATGAAATATCACAAGTTGAGATAATGGCAAATCCTGAGGAAGTAAAGCTGGAATTTGATGCTCAAATTCAAAACGCCATATTATTAGGAATTGATCCTACTCATCTGGATAGTCATGGCGGGAGTATTATGGGGCTTCACACAGGACGTGACTTCTTGGATATAATTTTTGATTTATGTGAAAAATATTGTCTACCCTTTAATTTGCCTTTAAGAATATTAGAGCAGCCATTTTTCAATCACACACAGAAAGAAGGATTTAAAAGTAGAATAGATACCGCTAACAAACGTGGCATTATGTTGATTGATGATATGGTGTCTCTGCCATATTGTCAAAAAACCTCTGTAAAGTATGAGGAGCTGAAGCAGCAGTTTAAACAGATAATAAAAAATATCAGGCCGGGTATAACCCAGTTGACTGTACATCCCGCTCTAATAACTAATGAATTAAAGGCTTTAACTCATTGTTACAGTGAAAGAGAGTTAGAGTACTTTCTTTTGAAGGATGATGACATTTTACGATTTATTAAAAGGGAGGGCATTAGGCTCCTATCGTGGAAAGCCATTCGAGATTTGCAAAGAAACATGAATTGA